The following are encoded together in the Equus quagga isolate Etosha38 chromosome 15, UCLA_HA_Equagga_1.0, whole genome shotgun sequence genome:
- the LOC124226042 gene encoding olfactory receptor 10C1 — MSTNTSVVTEFFLAGFSHLAGLQSLLFSLFLTVYLLTIAGNLLIVVLVSADSALQSPMYFFLRILSALEIGYTSVTIPLLLHHLLTGQRHIPRSGCALQMFFFLFFGATECCLLAAMAYDRYAAICEPLRYPLLLSHRMCLQLAGSAWACGAMVGLGHTSFIFSLPFCGPNVIPHFFCEIQPILQLVCGDTSFSEMQIILAAALLILCPFGLILGSYGRILATIFRIPSAAGRCKAFSTCSSHLVVVSLFYSTGIFIYIRPKASYDPATDPLLSLFYAVVTPILNPIIYSLRNTDVKAALKRTIQKMRAAEI, encoded by the coding sequence ATGAGCACAAACACATCTGTGGTGACTGAATTCTTTCTTGCAGGCTTCTCCCACCTGGCCGGCCTCCAGagcttgctcttctctctcttcctcaccgTCTATTTGCTCACCATAGCAGGCAACCTCCTCATTGTGGTGCTGGTCTCAGCTGATTCTGCCCTTCAGtcccccatgtacttcttccttcgAATCCTCTCAGCGCTGGAGATTGGCTACACATCTGTCACCATCCCATTGCTACTTCACCACCTCCTTACTGGTCAGCGCCACATCCCTCGCTCTGGCTGTGCACTGCagatgttcttctttctcttttttggcgCCACGGAGTGTTGTCTCCTGGCagccatggcctatgaccgctatgcaGCCATCTGTGAACCCCTTCGCTACCCTCTTTTGCTGAGCCATCGGATGTGCCTACAGCTAGCTGGGTCAGCGTGGGCCTGTGGAGCAATGGTGGGCCTGGGCCACACCTCCTTCATCTTCTCCTTGCCCTTCTGTGGCCCAAATGTCATCCCACACTTCTTCTGTGAGATCCAGCCCATCTTGCAGCTGGTATGTGGAGACACCTCATTCAGTGAAATGCAGATTATTCTGGCCGCTGCCCTCCTTATCCTCTGCCCCTTTGGCCTCATCCTGGGCTCCTATGGGCGTATCTTGGCTACTATCTTCCGGATCCCATCTGCTGCAGGCCGCTgcaaggccttctccacctgctcctcccacctggtCGTGGTCTCCCTCTTTTACAGCACTGGCATCTTTATCTACATCCGTCCTAAGGCCAGCTACGATCCAGCCACTGACCCTCTGCTTTCCCTCTTCTATGCTGTGGTCACCCCCATCCTCAATCCTATCATCTATAGCCTGCGGAACACTGATGTCAAGGCTGCCCTAAAGAGAACCATCCAGAAAATGAGGGCTGCAGAGATTTGA